The following are encoded together in the Novipirellula artificiosorum genome:
- a CDS encoding GNAT family N-acetyltransferase: MQMEAFDSRVTRRPSGFHFAIAGRIEFLNAADWDSVVAEASLFLSRRYLQSAQEEFAAKILRDFALVYDRDEPVAVIATQSFDVAGDQFLGVKLANKKGLPDEWKRKSLSLLKRRIMMCGNVHTWGPHGVAIAPGQDQERVWQGIAECLYRIRRADRLHGQVDYVIVKDLFDTDPLNAVALKPFRYRSLETEPNMVLTVDPRWQSMDDYLGSLTKRYRAAAKKVRKPFDCGSLTVSPIENVRGEADRILELYKAVASRAAVCLFELSVTTLPRMAESLAEDFVTIGIREDASLIGFVTIVRDRETAIGFYLGLDYEANARLPVYHRLLLAVIEQAIQWRCKAISFGRTALDAKSRLGCKPEATHVWIRHRVPLLNVVVQHVLKNVNHDEPPERNPFKDAESFSNQDD; the protein is encoded by the coding sequence ATGCAGATGGAAGCATTCGATTCTCGTGTCACGCGGCGCCCCTCGGGCTTTCATTTTGCAATCGCCGGCAGGATCGAATTCTTGAACGCAGCGGACTGGGACTCGGTGGTGGCGGAGGCATCCCTCTTTTTGAGTCGCCGATACTTGCAATCAGCTCAGGAAGAATTTGCTGCGAAGATCCTTCGTGACTTTGCCCTTGTCTATGACCGCGACGAACCGGTCGCCGTGATCGCGACTCAGTCGTTTGACGTGGCTGGCGACCAATTCCTAGGTGTGAAGCTCGCAAACAAGAAGGGATTGCCAGACGAATGGAAGCGGAAATCGCTTTCGCTCCTCAAACGCAGAATCATGATGTGCGGCAATGTCCATACATGGGGGCCGCACGGCGTTGCGATCGCACCCGGCCAGGATCAGGAGCGGGTTTGGCAAGGTATAGCAGAGTGTCTGTATCGCATTAGACGCGCCGATCGGTTACACGGGCAAGTCGACTACGTGATCGTCAAAGATCTGTTTGATACGGACCCGTTGAATGCGGTTGCCTTAAAACCGTTTCGCTATCGATCGCTCGAAACCGAGCCCAACATGGTTCTTACGGTTGATCCGCGATGGCAGTCGATGGACGATTATCTCGGTAGCTTGACCAAGCGTTACCGTGCTGCAGCCAAAAAAGTTAGAAAACCCTTTGATTGCGGCTCCCTAACCGTGTCGCCGATCGAAAACGTTCGCGGCGAAGCCGACCGGATTTTGGAACTGTACAAAGCCGTCGCATCGAGGGCTGCCGTCTGCTTGTTTGAATTGAGCGTCACAACGCTCCCGCGGATGGCTGAATCTCTGGCCGAAGATTTCGTTACGATTGGAATTCGTGAAGATGCATCGTTGATCGGATTCGTGACGATTGTTCGCGACCGAGAAACAGCGATTGGATTCTACCTTGGTCTCGACTACGAAGCCAACGCTCGACTGCCTGTCTATCACCGCTTGTTGTTAGCGGTGATCGAACAAGCGATCCAGTGGCGATGCAAAGCGATCTCGTTTGGGCGAACCGCGTTAGACGCCAAGAGTCGACTGGGATGCAAACCCGAAGCCACCCATGTCTGGATCAGACACCGGGTTCCGCTACTCAACGTCGTCGTCCAGCACGTGTTGAAGAATGTCAACCACGACGAGCCGCCCGAACGAAATCCGTTCAAGGATGCGGAATCGTTCTCTAACCAGGATGACTAA
- a CDS encoding uroporphyrinogen decarboxylase family protein: MMNSRQRVLSAIRHQEPDQVPVDLGSTPSSGISAIAYNALVGHLDLDVGPAKVYDVVQQLAQPDPQVLDHFGVDVLDIGRVFNTAPSDWYPYTLADGSTAHYPTWFRPERQEDGSWIAKSKDGMPIAKMPEGGTFFDQTFFPFPDQYPDDLSGLDDAMGKVLWAAFAHSPWDHLNDEGFWQTLRGRAIELRSTSDRALMIVVGCNLFEWGTFLRRMDNFLMDLVAEPDNVARLLDELIPRHLAFLEKVCHYLGDVADICRFGDDLGMDSGPFMRPETYRTLFKPRHKLLCDYVKQHSSMHTFLHCCGGIRPLIGDLIDAGFEVLNPVQTACADMDPTELKREFGREITFWGGGCDTRQVLNNATPEQVKSHVREQVEIFAPGGGFVFNTVHNILPEVPPQNVIAMFEALGEIRGIAPNMP; this comes from the coding sequence ATGATGAATTCACGTCAACGCGTACTATCGGCAATTCGACATCAGGAACCGGATCAGGTTCCCGTCGATTTGGGGAGCACTCCATCGAGTGGAATTTCGGCGATCGCTTACAACGCCCTGGTTGGGCATCTCGATTTGGATGTCGGCCCAGCGAAAGTCTATGACGTCGTCCAACAACTGGCTCAGCCTGACCCGCAGGTGCTCGACCATTTTGGCGTCGATGTGCTGGATATTGGCCGAGTGTTCAATACCGCTCCATCCGATTGGTATCCCTACACCTTGGCGGATGGTAGCACCGCTCATTATCCCACTTGGTTCCGACCTGAGCGACAGGAGGACGGTTCATGGATCGCAAAATCCAAGGACGGGATGCCGATCGCAAAAATGCCAGAGGGCGGTACCTTTTTTGATCAAACGTTTTTTCCGTTCCCCGATCAATACCCAGACGATTTGAGTGGCTTGGACGATGCAATGGGCAAGGTTTTGTGGGCCGCCTTCGCACACAGCCCTTGGGATCACCTTAACGACGAGGGATTTTGGCAGACGCTGCGAGGTCGTGCGATCGAGCTTCGAAGCACGAGTGACCGCGCGTTGATGATCGTCGTTGGCTGCAACCTGTTCGAATGGGGGACCTTTCTACGCCGAATGGACAACTTTTTGATGGATCTTGTTGCTGAACCCGACAACGTGGCGCGGCTGTTGGACGAACTGATTCCGCGGCATCTGGCATTCTTAGAGAAAGTGTGCCACTACCTGGGTGACGTTGCCGACATCTGTCGCTTCGGTGACGATTTGGGGATGGACTCGGGCCCGTTTATGCGGCCGGAAACCTATCGCACGCTCTTCAAGCCTCGGCATAAGTTGCTGTGCGATTATGTGAAACAACACAGCTCCATGCACACCTTCCTGCACTGCTGCGGGGGGATTCGTCCACTGATAGGCGATCTGATCGATGCTGGATTCGAGGTGTTAAATCCGGTGCAAACCGCGTGCGCCGACATGGATCCAACCGAATTGAAGCGAGAGTTTGGTCGAGAAATCACCTTTTGGGGCGGCGGTTGTGATACGCGACAAGTTCTGAACAATGCCACCCCCGAGCAGGTCAAGTCCCACGTACGAGAGCAAGTAGAGATCTTCGCCCCGGGCGGCGGCTTTGTCTTCAACACGGTTCACAATATTTTGCCTGAAGTTCCCCCGCAAAACGTGATCGCCATGTTCGAGGCGCTTGGCGAAATCAGGGGGATTGCACCTAACATGCCGTGA
- a CDS encoding caspase family protein, producing MARLLFPFFLLVWILVFAGPSNLDARDFFLTIGGGFSPSGNQASLEKNVLLFRRTMEKQQMEPFRDDTFFSDGDNPQPDLQVIDAESIPRSNRLMAEFFGSQQDLGLSYRNHELANVRGPSKPDPIRRWFNAIKGQIGPGDRLMIYVTAHGQRSRQRERSYNTSIAMWDNSSLQMQEFATLLDDLPDEISVVMVMVQCYTGGFSHVMFRGGDPEKGLSPQRRVGFYATVHDRPAAGCTAEADETNYAEYSTYFWAAMSGVDRANQPIERPDYDDDGKVSFEEAHAYTILMADTIDLPVKTSGEYLAVVSRFAADDDDNTSLLKNDEPYRVVLQYASPVQRRVLDDLSKQLGLEGDNRLVDAWRASRPQRRRGRGRPESEAEQIRKRIASGVRTRWPELANVMNPKSIELVTTLQDRFVGAIEQHPEYSRYLELKSREESSPDEQYLRVKHERLLRVADNVLLAENLRRLDQPKELANYLAIVAAEREAL from the coding sequence ATGGCAAGACTTCTCTTTCCTTTCTTCCTACTGGTCTGGATCCTCGTTTTCGCTGGCCCCTCCAATCTGGATGCGCGAGACTTTTTCCTGACGATTGGCGGCGGCTTCTCGCCATCAGGCAATCAGGCTTCGTTGGAAAAGAATGTGCTGCTGTTTCGACGGACGATGGAGAAGCAACAGATGGAGCCCTTTCGCGATGACACGTTTTTTTCCGACGGAGACAACCCGCAGCCTGATCTTCAAGTCATCGACGCGGAATCGATACCGAGATCCAACCGTTTGATGGCAGAGTTTTTTGGTTCTCAGCAAGACCTCGGGTTGAGCTATCGAAATCACGAACTTGCCAATGTCCGCGGTCCGTCGAAACCGGATCCCATTCGACGCTGGTTCAACGCGATAAAAGGTCAAATAGGCCCAGGTGACCGGCTGATGATTTATGTGACCGCACACGGTCAGCGGAGTCGACAACGTGAACGCAGCTACAACACGTCGATTGCGATGTGGGACAATTCATCTCTGCAAATGCAAGAGTTTGCAACGCTATTAGATGACTTGCCTGACGAAATCAGCGTTGTGATGGTGATGGTTCAGTGTTACACCGGCGGCTTTTCGCACGTGATGTTTCGCGGGGGTGACCCCGAAAAGGGGCTCTCGCCTCAGCGGCGAGTTGGCTTCTATGCGACTGTGCATGATCGCCCCGCCGCTGGTTGCACCGCCGAGGCCGACGAGACGAACTACGCCGAATACAGTACCTACTTTTGGGCTGCGATGTCGGGTGTGGATCGTGCGAATCAGCCGATCGAACGTCCCGACTACGACGATGACGGCAAGGTGTCCTTTGAGGAAGCGCATGCTTATACGATCCTGATGGCCGACACGATTGATTTACCCGTCAAAACCTCAGGTGAATACCTTGCCGTGGTTAGCCGTTTCGCTGCTGATGACGACGACAACACCTCACTGCTGAAAAATGATGAACCGTATCGTGTCGTACTTCAATATGCTTCGCCCGTACAGCGGCGGGTGCTGGACGATCTATCAAAGCAATTGGGCTTAGAAGGTGACAATCGACTGGTCGATGCGTGGCGCGCGAGTCGTCCGCAACGGCGTCGTGGGCGTGGGCGACCAGAAAGTGAAGCCGAACAAATACGAAAACGAATTGCGAGTGGCGTGAGAACACGTTGGCCTGAGCTTGCCAACGTCATGAATCCAAAGTCGATTGAATTGGTCACGACCCTGCAAGACCGATTTGTCGGCGCCATCGAACAGCACCCCGAATACTCGCGGTACTTAGAACTGAAATCTCGTGAGGAATCCTCGCCCGATGAGCAGTATTTGCGTGTCAAGCACGAGCGATTATTGAGGGTTGCAGACAACGTCCTGTTGGCCGAAAACTTGAGGCGACTTGATCAGCCAAAAGAGTTGGCCAACTATTTGGCGATCGTTGCAGCAGAACGCGAAGCGTTGTAG
- a CDS encoding DUF1501 domain-containing protein, with translation MNSQPTNRRTMVRAKASLGRRDVLHVGGLSALGLGLNRYFNRAAAAVASAKAKSCILIWLDGGPSHLETLDPKPNASKEVRGPFGAIASSIAGIQLSELMPQTAALMQHAAIIRSMTSPLGEHNFGTHYLLTGYKPTPALNYPAMGSVVSHLNQNPGDIPSHVAIPNMRVGGGNFSAPGYLPPSVAPFEVGGDPAKPDFRVQDLDPFPGIVDERIHRRRAYLHSLDGIQSSTDAKGPSDPAFEQAYRLMTSTAAKHAFDLSAESAETQRRYGGKSIGQCCLLARRLVEAGVPFVTVNNRGWDTHEDLVTRLKEGYTGAKVPVGLIPSLDSAFASLITDLHDRGMLAETLVVVMGEFGRTPKLNTRGGRDHWPRVFSVMLAGGGVPGGQIIGASDERGESPRDRAITPADLAASIYLLLGIDPETTLLTPDGRPVKVSLDGKPINEIVG, from the coding sequence ATGAATTCACAACCAACCAATAGGCGGACGATGGTCAGAGCGAAAGCGAGCCTTGGACGGCGAGATGTTTTGCACGTTGGCGGGCTGTCCGCTTTGGGCCTCGGTTTGAATCGCTACTTCAACCGAGCCGCGGCGGCCGTGGCGTCTGCAAAAGCTAAATCCTGCATTTTGATTTGGCTCGATGGTGGCCCCAGTCATCTCGAAACACTTGATCCCAAGCCGAACGCCAGCAAGGAAGTTCGTGGACCTTTCGGGGCGATTGCCTCGTCGATCGCTGGTATTCAGCTTAGCGAACTGATGCCGCAAACAGCGGCCTTGATGCAACACGCCGCAATCATCCGATCCATGACCTCACCACTGGGCGAACATAACTTTGGTACTCACTATCTGCTGACGGGCTACAAGCCGACACCCGCACTGAATTATCCTGCCATGGGTTCGGTCGTATCCCACCTCAATCAAAATCCAGGTGACATCCCCTCCCACGTCGCCATTCCGAATATGCGAGTGGGGGGTGGAAATTTCAGTGCGCCGGGATACCTTCCACCGAGTGTCGCTCCGTTTGAAGTCGGAGGGGATCCGGCAAAGCCCGATTTTCGTGTCCAAGATCTCGATCCGTTTCCCGGCATCGTCGACGAACGAATTCATCGTCGGCGAGCCTATCTGCATTCACTCGATGGGATTCAAAGCTCGACCGATGCCAAGGGGCCAAGCGATCCCGCGTTCGAGCAAGCCTATCGGCTGATGACGTCGACTGCTGCAAAGCATGCCTTCGATTTGTCAGCCGAGTCGGCCGAGACGCAGCGCCGTTATGGCGGGAAGTCGATTGGACAATGTTGTCTCCTTGCACGCCGACTCGTTGAAGCGGGCGTGCCATTCGTCACGGTCAACAATCGAGGCTGGGATACACACGAGGATTTGGTGACCCGGCTGAAGGAGGGTTATACGGGGGCCAAAGTTCCCGTGGGACTGATCCCATCACTCGATAGCGCCTTTGCCTCTCTGATCACCGATCTGCATGACCGAGGCATGCTAGCGGAAACCTTGGTCGTGGTCATGGGTGAATTCGGCCGCACGCCGAAGTTGAACACGCGCGGCGGACGTGACCACTGGCCTCGAGTGTTCAGCGTGATGTTGGCGGGTGGTGGTGTTCCAGGTGGACAAATCATCGGGGCAAGTGACGAGCGAGGCGAAAGTCCTCGCGACCGGGCGATTACGCCAGCCGATTTGGCAGCATCGATCTATCTGCTGCTGGGGATCGATCCTGAAACGACGTTACTCACTCCTGACGGGCGACCCGTGAAAGTGAGTCTGGATGGAAAGCCTATAAACGAGATTGTCGGATGA
- a CDS encoding 3-deoxy-7-phosphoheptulonate synthase yields the protein MPATDDLRIDAMTTLMPPQDLMAEIPVEPKVARTVFNAREGIKRVLRGADDRLVVVVGPCSIHDPGAAMEYAALLAAEQQKHQGQLLVIMRVYFEKPRTTVGWKGLINDPGLNDSFEINRGLRTARGLLRDINAMGLPTGTEFLDLISPQYIADLVGWGAIGARTTESQGHRELASGLSCPVGFKNGTSGNVQIAVDAICSAQHPHHFLSVTKEGRSAIFATTGNRDCHVIMRGGAHPNYDAASIDTASELLQKANLPPQFMIDTSHANSRKKHTRQRYVCRDICSQVSDGDERIIGVMIESNLVEGRQDLSDGNLVRGKSVTDACIGWDETVAILQDLSAAVVQRRGNRS from the coding sequence ATTCCAGCGACCGACGATCTTCGAATCGATGCGATGACGACGCTGATGCCGCCGCAAGATCTGATGGCGGAGATTCCGGTCGAACCCAAGGTGGCCAGGACCGTTTTTAACGCTCGTGAAGGGATCAAGCGTGTGCTTCGCGGAGCAGACGACCGGCTCGTGGTCGTCGTCGGTCCTTGCTCCATCCATGACCCCGGCGCAGCCATGGAATATGCCGCCTTGCTCGCTGCAGAGCAGCAAAAGCACCAGGGTCAATTGCTCGTCATCATGCGAGTTTACTTCGAAAAACCTCGCACGACCGTGGGTTGGAAGGGCCTGATCAACGACCCAGGGCTCAATGACAGCTTTGAAATCAACCGAGGGCTTCGTACGGCTCGCGGATTGCTTCGTGACATCAACGCGATGGGTTTGCCTACCGGCACCGAATTTCTCGACTTGATCAGCCCGCAATACATCGCTGACCTTGTCGGTTGGGGGGCGATCGGTGCACGAACCACCGAAAGCCAAGGCCACCGTGAATTGGCATCCGGATTGTCCTGTCCCGTTGGGTTCAAGAACGGAACGAGTGGGAATGTACAAATTGCGGTCGATGCAATCTGCTCCGCACAGCATCCCCATCATTTTTTATCCGTAACCAAAGAGGGCCGATCTGCGATCTTTGCGACCACAGGCAACCGTGATTGTCACGTCATCATGCGGGGCGGAGCACACCCGAATTACGATGCAGCCAGCATCGACACGGCTTCCGAGTTGCTGCAAAAAGCAAACCTTCCCCCCCAGTTCATGATTGACACCAGTCACGCGAATAGTCGCAAAAAGCATACCCGACAACGATACGTCTGTCGTGACATCTGTAGCCAAGTGAGCGACGGCGACGAACGGATCATCGGGGTGATGATCGAAAGCAATTTGGTCGAGGGTCGCCAGGATTTGAGTGACGGGAACCTTGTCCGAGGCAAAAGCGTCACGGACGCTTGCATCGGCTGGGACGAAACGGTTGCGATCTTGCAAGACCTGAGTGCTGCGGTCGTCCAGCGGCGAGGAAACCGATCGTAG
- a CDS encoding phosphohexomutase domain-containing protein — MNNYQKLQNGSDVRGVAIEGVEGEPVTLNEQIARTIGYAFAQWLETRLGKSELRVAVGHDSRLSSDVLKTAVFQGLEKGGCFVFDCGLASTPAMYMSTVFEHHGYDGSIMLTASHLPFNRNGMKFFVREGGLDKPSIKEILTLAAEAGTLPGVELSNTTKTSLIDDYAAHLVRIIRAGAGADQPLTGLKIVVDAGNGAGGFFVEKVLRPLGADTTGSRFLEPDGSFPNHIPNPEDKVAMDAIIDAVKKNQADFGIIFDTDVDRAGAVDRNGKPINRNRFIALMATIVLEQHPGSTIVTDSVTSTGLKWWIEEKLGGIHHRFQRGYKNVINEAIRLNASGSPAFLALETSGHGALKENYFLDDGAYQIAKILIKIAQLRASGEGTVDELISELPEPVETLEFRPMILVDDFSAYADKVLDAFKRFVEQEAGWSFTPNSYEGVHVTSEDGWILMRKSLHDPQIPINIESDVSGGVAVMAKRVCSFLADFADLQLPARTP, encoded by the coding sequence GCGTGGTGTGGCGATCGAAGGTGTCGAGGGCGAGCCGGTCACTTTGAACGAACAGATTGCACGCACGATCGGGTATGCCTTTGCCCAGTGGTTAGAAACCCGGCTAGGAAAATCGGAACTCCGTGTTGCGGTCGGTCACGACTCGCGTCTTTCCTCTGACGTGCTCAAGACAGCAGTCTTCCAAGGTTTAGAAAAAGGCGGCTGCTTCGTATTCGATTGCGGGCTGGCCTCGACGCCGGCCATGTACATGTCGACGGTATTTGAGCACCATGGCTACGACGGCTCGATCATGTTGACGGCCAGCCACCTGCCGTTCAACCGAAACGGAATGAAGTTCTTCGTTCGAGAAGGCGGACTTGATAAGCCGAGCATCAAAGAAATCCTGACCCTTGCAGCCGAGGCGGGAACACTTCCAGGAGTCGAGCTTTCGAATACGACGAAGACTTCGCTGATCGACGACTATGCGGCCCATCTCGTAAGAATCATCCGCGCGGGAGCGGGAGCGGACCAGCCGCTGACTGGGCTGAAAATCGTGGTTGATGCAGGAAACGGTGCCGGAGGATTTTTCGTTGAAAAGGTGCTTCGACCTCTCGGCGCGGATACCACGGGAAGCCGGTTTCTTGAGCCCGACGGCTCGTTCCCCAACCATATTCCAAACCCGGAAGACAAAGTTGCGATGGACGCGATTATCGATGCCGTCAAAAAGAACCAAGCCGACTTCGGTATCATTTTCGATACCGACGTTGATCGCGCCGGTGCGGTCGATCGGAATGGCAAACCGATTAACCGAAACCGCTTCATTGCGCTGATGGCTACAATCGTCCTCGAACAGCATCCTGGTTCGACCATCGTCACCGACTCGGTCACATCGACAGGGTTGAAATGGTGGATTGAGGAAAAGCTCGGCGGCATTCATCATCGCTTCCAACGCGGTTACAAGAACGTGATCAACGAAGCGATTCGGCTGAACGCATCCGGTTCGCCAGCTTTCCTGGCTTTGGAAACCTCCGGCCACGGCGCACTGAAGGAAAACTACTTCCTCGATGATGGCGCCTACCAAATTGCCAAAATCCTGATCAAGATCGCCCAGCTCAGGGCTTCCGGCGAAGGAACGGTGGATGAGTTGATTTCCGAACTCCCGGAACCGGTCGAAACACTCGAGTTTCGTCCGATGATTCTGGTCGACGATTTCTCGGCCTATGCGGATAAAGTACTCGACGCGTTCAAGCGGTTCGTGGAACAAGAAGCGGGATGGTCGTTTACTCCGAATAGCTATGAAGGCGTCCACGTCACTTCTGAGGATGGCTGGATTTTGATGCGTAAATCACTCCACGATCCGCAGATCCCGATCAACATTGAAAGCGATGTCTCGGGTGGCGTTGCTGTTATGGCCAAACGTGTTTGCAGCTTCCTTGCCGATTTCGCTGATCTTCAGCTGCCCGCACGAACACCTTGA
- a CDS encoding DUF1549 domain-containing protein → MRGFLYCITILLCGYMASAAEVDFGTAVDFDTEIVPILSKAGCNTASCHGSAAGQGGFRLSLFGGDPDFDYRTIVNELEGRRVNPVEPTESLVLAKPSGRLEHGGGEVLQLDGAAAHTLADWIASGTPRLRLRQVVQLLVTPNAFVAEKVPASFPLNVTAVFSDGVERDVTRESAYVSQNESALQVDPVGNATITLPGRHGAVIRFASFVKTVSVTTPLGTELPSFPSWAQRNWVDEEINSTLLSLRLSPAMPSDDATFLRRLSLDLTGRLPLPAEVEPFVADENDSKRSALVDRLLQSEAFTDYWTHRLAIQLRFRKPATDDVAAKVFYRWLKDQVANDVGWNEIAVSLILAEGDTHSHGAATVHRLVANARDEAEYMSEVLMGVRLQCANCHNHPLDQWTQDDFHGLAAIFAGLERGQVVRFTGRGEVMHPRTGHAAVPRIPGERFLQGELDQRPQFAEWLTQQNNPYFAKAMVGRIWEALMGRGLVSPVDDLRSTNPASHPQLLHRLTDFFIKNGYRIRPLIRRICHSAAYERSSRRPADSPPDDRFYSYAMTKQLTAEVLADAISDVTGVADDFDGVSRAINVVDRTHSSSKLVFLGQCLPGEGCSTAVSGGRGIASKLHLMNGELLNEKIQHDDGRLSRLWTEATETNEMVSEFYLRALGRPPSSDELAQWCERLDATEDAYEKAARLEDFLWALLNCHEFTTNQ, encoded by the coding sequence ATGAGAGGGTTCCTCTATTGCATAACCATCCTGCTTTGCGGCTACATGGCCAGCGCGGCGGAGGTTGATTTCGGTACAGCCGTTGATTTCGATACTGAAATCGTACCGATCCTCTCCAAGGCGGGGTGCAACACGGCCAGTTGCCATGGTAGTGCAGCAGGCCAGGGGGGATTCCGTCTTTCGCTGTTTGGCGGTGATCCCGATTTCGATTATCGCACGATCGTGAATGAATTGGAGGGACGTCGGGTCAACCCGGTTGAACCGACCGAGAGTCTCGTGCTTGCGAAACCGAGTGGGCGATTGGAGCACGGAGGGGGGGAAGTGTTACAACTTGATGGTGCAGCAGCGCATACCCTCGCCGACTGGATCGCGTCAGGCACACCTCGACTGCGACTGCGGCAAGTGGTTCAGTTATTGGTGACACCGAATGCCTTTGTCGCCGAAAAGGTCCCTGCCAGCTTTCCACTAAACGTGACGGCCGTATTCAGCGATGGCGTGGAACGAGACGTCACCCGCGAATCGGCCTATGTCAGCCAGAACGAGTCCGCGCTGCAGGTTGACCCCGTCGGAAATGCAACCATCACGCTACCCGGTCGGCACGGGGCCGTCATTCGGTTCGCCAGCTTCGTCAAGACCGTCTCCGTCACGACACCGCTCGGTACGGAGCTCCCTTCTTTTCCCAGCTGGGCACAAAGAAACTGGGTTGACGAAGAGATCAACTCAACACTGCTTTCCTTACGGCTCTCACCCGCAATGCCGTCCGACGATGCTACTTTTTTGCGTCGTCTGTCACTCGATCTTACCGGTCGGTTGCCGCTGCCGGCGGAAGTGGAACCGTTTGTCGCCGACGAGAACGATTCGAAACGATCTGCGTTGGTTGATCGCCTGCTTCAATCGGAAGCGTTCACCGATTACTGGACCCATCGACTTGCGATCCAACTTCGTTTTCGAAAGCCAGCCACTGACGATGTGGCGGCAAAGGTCTTCTACCGTTGGTTGAAGGATCAAGTCGCCAACGATGTGGGGTGGAACGAGATCGCTGTCTCGTTGATCCTTGCCGAAGGAGACACTCACAGCCATGGCGCGGCCACGGTACACCGTCTCGTCGCGAACGCTCGTGACGAAGCCGAATACATGAGTGAAGTCTTGATGGGGGTTCGTCTTCAATGCGCCAATTGCCACAATCACCCACTCGATCAATGGACGCAGGATGACTTTCACGGGCTGGCGGCAATTTTCGCAGGGTTGGAACGCGGGCAAGTGGTTCGCTTCACTGGCCGCGGCGAAGTCATGCATCCTCGCACCGGTCACGCCGCGGTCCCCCGGATTCCTGGCGAGCGGTTCCTGCAGGGCGAACTCGATCAACGACCGCAATTCGCCGAATGGCTGACTCAGCAAAACAACCCCTACTTTGCCAAAGCGATGGTTGGTCGAATCTGGGAAGCCCTGATGGGCCGGGGATTGGTGAGTCCTGTTGACGATCTTCGATCGACCAATCCGGCTTCACACCCCCAACTGCTTCATCGGCTCACTGATTTTTTCATCAAAAACGGCTACAGAATCCGGCCACTGATCCGACGGATCTGCCATTCTGCCGCTTATGAGCGATCGTCAAGACGCCCCGCCGACAGCCCGCCGGACGACCGGTTCTATTCCTACGCCATGACGAAACAACTCACCGCCGAAGTGCTGGCGGATGCCATCAGCGACGTGACAGGTGTCGCCGATGATTTTGATGGTGTGAGTCGCGCGATCAATGTGGTCGATCGAACGCATTCCTCATCGAAACTGGTGTTTCTAGGTCAATGCTTGCCCGGTGAAGGATGTTCCACCGCCGTCAGCGGCGGTCGTGGGATCGCATCAAAGTTACACTTGATGAATGGCGAACTGCTCAATGAAAAGATCCAACACGACGATGGACGATTGAGTCGCTTGTGGACCGAGGCGACGGAGACAAACGAGATGGTCAGCGAGTTTTACCTGCGAGCTCTCGGCCGACCGCCCTCCTCGGACGAGTTGGCTCAGTGGTGCGAACGCCTTGACGCAACCGAAGACGCATACGAGAAGGCAGCACGCTTAGAGGATTTCCTTTGGGCACTATTGAATTGCCATGAATTCACAACCAACCAATAG